A window of the Vibrio ostreae genome harbors these coding sequences:
- a CDS encoding tRNA-uridine aminocarboxypropyltransferase — translation MSGACTNCGLRHQCLCDRIPQLRSQLHLSLLMHESEYQRDTNTGRWLRAAVPGCQDFGWSRVEPSSGLQQRIADPNLYSVLVYPDEQSLSPQQVLHQARRAAQQPHFIVLDGTWQEAKKMVRKSPWLDTLPRMQLMPQQQSAYQLRRNQSDGHLCTLEVGCELLQLLDEADNAAQLMRFFTEFMQVFQADKSGHRWSGGGN, via the coding sequence GTGAGCGGTGCCTGCACCAACTGCGGACTGCGGCATCAATGTCTCTGCGATCGCATTCCGCAACTGCGCAGCCAGTTGCATTTATCACTGCTGATGCACGAGAGTGAGTACCAGCGTGATACCAATACCGGACGTTGGTTACGAGCGGCCGTCCCCGGCTGCCAGGACTTTGGCTGGAGCCGGGTCGAACCTTCGTCCGGCCTGCAGCAAAGAATCGCTGATCCGAACCTGTATTCAGTGCTGGTTTACCCGGATGAACAGAGTCTGAGCCCGCAGCAGGTATTGCATCAGGCGCGCCGCGCCGCACAGCAGCCCCACTTTATTGTGCTGGACGGCACCTGGCAGGAAGCGAAAAAAATGGTGCGGAAAAGTCCGTGGCTGGACACTCTGCCGCGCATGCAGCTGATGCCGCAGCAGCAGTCGGCTTATCAGCTGCGCCGCAATCAAAGTGACGGACATCTGTGTACACTGGAAGTGGGCTGTGAGTTGCTGCAGCTGCTGGATGAAGCGGACAATGCCGCTCAGCTGATGCGTTTTTTCACTGAGTTTATGCAGGTATTTCAGGCCGACAAAAGCGGCCACCGCTGGTCAGGCGGCGGGAATTAA